The sequence ATACTGATATTTTTTAATATCTTGGTTACCATTTTGTCCCCATCCACCTCTAACTTTAAAGTAAGTTACTTGAGGAACAGCTTCCATGAAATCATGTGATGTCAAAATATAACCTGCTGAGAATGATGGGAAATATCCCCAACGATCGTCTGCTAAGAAGTTTGAAGAACCATCCGCTCTTAAAACTGCAGTTAACATGAATGTTTCGTTATAGTTATAAGATACTCTACCAAAATAAGATAGTAATCCCCATCCATAAGCATCTCCACCTTTTATAACACCATCAGCAGAACCTTTTGTATTTACAGCATTTGATAAATAACCAAATTTAGGGTCTTGAAAGATTGTATTGTAATTTTCACCTTCTAACTTTAATTCTTCAGTCTGCTTGATCATTTCCTGACCTAATAAACCCGTTAAGTTATGCTTACCCAACTTCTTAGAATAAGTAGCTGTGTTAGTCCAAGTCCATTGGTTATTTGAATACATTGTTTGCTTAACACCATCCAAAGCTCTTTGATTATGTATTCCATAATTATATGAAGGAACATAAGTACGAGAAGAACCATACGATGCATTTACTCCAAATTGCGACTTAATTTTTAAGTTTTCGATTGGTTCAACTTCAAAATAAGCACTACCAACAATTTGATGGTTCTTATTTTCAATATCCTTACGCTCAGCTTCCATTAACGCAATAGGATTTGCTCCTTGGTCAAATATCTGAGGATCGTGATATGGATATGCTTTATGTGTGTTATCTGGAGCATACATTGGTAATAATGGGCTCGCTACTAACATGTTATGCAAATCATTATAATAACGGTTACCTGAAGCAATATTTGGCTTAGATGAATTAGTATAATTTAATGTTTGTCCAAATTTAAGAATGTTTCTATCTGCATTATTTTTAATTAATACATGATCTGTATTCATTCTAACATTAATTCTATTAAAAGAAGAATTAATTTGTTTACCAATAATTCCTTCTTGATCAAAGTAGTTAAAACCAATTGAATATGTTGATTCTGCACTACCTCCAGTCATATTAATTGAGTGACTCTGTACAGGAGCATTCTTATTGTAAGTTTCTTCAAACCAGTTTGTTCCTTTATTTGTACCTAAAGCATACTCATTAAAGTTAGTAACTTGTTTTGCCCAATCAATCGGAGCATTTCCTCCATTTGCATTTTTCTCATTCATAATCATGATGTACTCTTGCGCATTCAAAAGATCTGGAGCTTTTGCAACTTGCTGTACACCATAATACATATCATAAGAAATTGTTGGTTTAGGTCCTTTCGTTCCTTTTTTTGTTGTTACCAAAATAACACCATTTGCAGCACGAGAACCATAGATAGCTGAAGATGCAGCATCTTTTAATACATCAATAGTTTCTATATCTGCAGGAGACAAATAATCTATATCTCCAACTGCAATACCATCTACAATATAAAGTGGATTTGAATTACCAACAGTACCCGTACCACGGATAACGACTTTAGTACCTGCTCCTGGAGCTCCATTACTTTTTGTAATGTTAACACCTGGTGTAATACCTTGAAGACCATCCATTGCTGTTGCAGTATTTAATTTCTGCAAATCTTCACCTTTAACATTTAAAGTAGCACCTGTGTTTAATTTCTTCTTCTCAACACCATAACCAACAACAACAACTTCTTCTAGTTGTTCTAAATCTGGTTCTAAAGAGATATCTACAACATCAGAGAAACCTATTTGCTGAATTAAGTCTTTATAACCTACATATGTAAAAACTAATTCTGTTACCTTCTCATCTGTTGAAAGTTTATAATTACCATCAAAATCGGTAACTGTACCAATTGTTGTTCCCTTAACCAAAACGTTTACACCTGGTATTGGAGATTGATCTGCTCCATCAAGAACTCGTCCTGTTATGACCCTGCTTTGTGCATACATTGGTAATGAGCACACCAAGGACAAGAGAAACATTAATAGTTTAATATTTCCCTTTAACTGAAAATACTTCATGTTTGTTTTCTTTAAATAAATAATAGTTGTCCATTTCAATTATGAGCAAAATATTTTTGGAGCGTTCCAGCGATAAGGTAAACTCTTCATTTATGTTATTTTGCTACCCAATAATTAATTTTATTAATGGGATTTATTATACAAGTAGTACTATTTAGATAGGCTAACTATACTATATCTTTTTTGCTGTTTGCTTAGTTTAAAGATATCTTCAATAGTAGAGTTAATTACTTAAAAATATATAGTGAGATAGCCAATAAATAGTACCGTAATATTCAAGTGAGAAAGTGTATTTTCATTATCTGTATAGATTTAAATAGTGAGCAATTATAGTGTAACAATTGTTAATTCCGTTAAGCAATGTTAGTGATTTATTGATTACGTCATCAAGTTTTATCGGTTTCAATTTTACTATATTAATACTACATCTTTACGTACTAAAAGACTTAAAGCGCTGACACATAATCATTTAACCCTTTTTTAGTGATTACGTTTTTTGTTTTTATTATTTAAAAAGGAAGTATATGAAGATTGTTTATTAGAAAAAACATATATCATCTTTAATAATTAACCTTTTAAAAAGAGTAATCAATACGCTTAAATAAAAATCCTTCTACTTAAAAAAAGATTTATTGTAATTAAAAAGCTTAAAAAGCTATAACTAAAAAAAATCACACCTATTAAATAGATGTGATTTAATCTTCTTGTAACTCTTTATTATTTAATTAAAACAATAAAATGTTTAAACTAGAATTTATTCTTATTTCAAGTTTGT is a genomic window of Flammeovirga pectinis containing:
- a CDS encoding SusC/RagA family TonB-linked outer membrane protein, with the translated sequence MKYFQLKGNIKLLMFLLSLVCSLPMYAQSRVITGRVLDGADQSPIPGVNVLVKGTTIGTVTDFDGNYKLSTDEKVTELVFTYVGYKDLIQQIGFSDVVDISLEPDLEQLEEVVVVGYGVEKKKLNTGATLNVKGEDLQKLNTATAMDGLQGITPGVNITKSNGAPGAGTKVVIRGTGTVGNSNPLYIVDGIAVGDIDYLSPADIETIDVLKDAASSAIYGSRAANGVILVTTKKGTKGPKPTISYDMYYGVQQVAKAPDLLNAQEYIMIMNEKNANGGNAPIDWAKQVTNFNEYALGTNKGTNWFEETYNKNAPVQSHSINMTGGSAESTYSIGFNYFDQEGIIGKQINSSFNRINVRMNTDHVLIKNNADRNILKFGQTLNYTNSSKPNIASGNRYYNDLHNMLVASPLLPMYAPDNTHKAYPYHDPQIFDQGANPIALMEAERKDIENKNHQIVGSAYFEVEPIENLKIKSQFGVNASYGSSRTYVPSYNYGIHNQRALDGVKQTMYSNNQWTWTNTATYSKKLGKHNLTGLLGQEMIKQTEELKLEGENYNTIFQDPKFGYLSNAVNTKGSADGVIKGGDAYGWGLLSYFGRVSYNYNETFMLTAVLRADGSSNFLADDRWGYFPSFSAGYILTSHDFMEAVPQVTYFKVRGGWGQNGNQDIKKYQYAATIGFDNNGYPFNDPTQNQPGGVPVRIPNPNVSWETSEQANIGFDVNLFEDKLQITADVYQKNTKDWLVIPPAPAYYGTTNSFQNGGEIVNKGYEFSIRWNERKDNFSYGATFSFAHNTNEVIDIRNEEKLLSGPANVLSNGTEPMFRAEVGYPLGYFYGFETAGVLQNAEEAAAYVGPNGDPYFKNQQAGDVRFVDKNNDGKIDADDRTMIGNPIPSYTLGLQLNAEYKGIYTSIVFTSQLGNQVIRSWRSFSDQPKQNYTKDVFDRWQGEGTSNTKPRLAEAGHQNEWVSDLYVEDADFVRISNITLGYNFSHLAKSSQSPLNNLRVYYTGLNLFTFTQYSGMDPEIGYSPADSNGDTYSSGIDVGLYPASKTHMLGLSFKF